The Rattus rattus isolate New Zealand chromosome 8, Rrattus_CSIRO_v1, whole genome shotgun sequence genome contains the following window.
tgggagcaaagacaagagaaaggaGCTGGTTCATCACAGGCTAACAAGGGCTGCATAATAAGATCTGTCTcaacaatgaaaacacaacagaaaaatgcATAAATCACTCAAGACAGTGCATGGACCACAGAAAGCCTCAACAGATGGaacttttatttgtatatagatGGTATGGCACGCCATGAGGGTGAGATGATCTCTTATCTGTTTGAAAAGCTTATGTGTGTTTAGAATTTATCCCATAATAATGCCAGCAGAATGTCAAGACTAGCTCTAGGAGGCTGGGAGCCGTAAGGAGTGAATGCTCAGGCTGATCTAAATGGAAAACAGGGATTACCAGAAGctgaggaaggcagggcaggttAGATAACAGATGCCCAAACACAGACAGAAGGCACGAGCTCTAGTGTAGTGCCGCACAGAGGAGTGGCTACAAGTCATGAACACCTATTACACACTTCATGAAGTGCTATCAGACAACAATGTGGGGATGGCATTTACCTTGATTGGATCAGCGTGAGTGTGTGGTGAACGGCCACAGCATGGCCAGGCatgtggtgcatgcttttaatcccagcactcagagaggcaggtgatctctacAAGTTAAGAGCCCAGCTTGTTCTAtacagcgagttccaggccagccagggctacaaagtgaaatcctgtctcaggaaaacaaaaataactagcCCTCTCCCAAccctcaaaccaaccaaccaaccaaccaacaaaacaacaaaattgtaAGTTCTGGATCCCACATAGCTCTTTAGGCAACAGAAATTAGTGTGTAGAGTGGAATCTGAACTTTTTTTCTAACAAAAAACATTTAATCCTTGACCCACTGAGAGCTCATTGTCAGCTGTGTAAGAACTAATTTTTCTCAAGCTGAATCTACTAGACATCCCCCCAACTGACTTCAAAATCTCTGCGTCCCCGACAGCTTTCTGATCTCAGAGATGAGCACAAGCTCAAAGCTGAATGCCTGCGTTGTTCTGGTTGAATCTTATTTGTCACATGTATTGCTCCTGCTGTATTAAGCTGTGAAGTCCCTGACGGAGGGAACTGGTCTCCTCGATTTCTTTAGTATTCCCCACAGTGCCCTGCATGCAGCAGAAATCAGAGTGCATGTCTAGAGAAATTCCAGCGGAGAGAAGATGGCTGTGGCGCACAGGAGTTTTACCACTGATCATCAAGGAAAGCCTTAGCTGAAGCTTGGGAGAGGTGGTTTTTCTGATTGTAATTAGGGTCATTTAAGGTCAAAGCGGCAACTTTACATCATGGCCACATTTTATTCTTATATAAATACTGTTATCCAAGTCAGTCTCGCTGAACCTTAGAGCCAAAGCCAAAGCGCAAAAAGCTCTGGGTTTAAAAACTGCTTCATCTCCCTTCCCCAAGAGCAGCACGCCAGCAGGTACTGTACCTGGGTAGTTCTGCATCATCACAGCAGGCATCCCCCGGTAGCTGGGGTGGTTGGGGTCATATGACTGGCTGTAAGAGTAGCCATGCATGTAGGGGATGTAGGACTGGTGCTGGGTGAGCGGGGAGGACACAGGCACATGGACACCTGGTCGGGGCTCCTTGCTTCCAAGGCGGGGTTCCTCAGATGTGGGTAGCTTGCAGTCACTACTTGtgctttccttcccatcttccttggGAACAGAGTCCTTACTCCGGCTCCTGTCCTCCTTTAATTTTCGGTCCCGTTCCTCTTTCCACCGATCATCCTCTGACTTGATGTCTGAGTATTTGGCAGGATAAACATATGTCCACATTCGGGGCTCTGTCTCCTGCAAAAACCACAGAATGGGTGCCAAGCAGTATTATATACAAGACCCTTTTCAAACCCAAGGTCTGAgcagaaacataacaacagaccgTTACAGCACCCAAGTAGGATTCTGACTTGCACAGATTTTGTTTAGAGAAACACTGCTAATTTccacactgaggaggcagaggcaaagagaactctatgagttcaaggtcagcctggtttacagagagtgtaagccagccaggaatacatagtgagaccctgtcatgtcaaaacaaaacaccttctcAAACCTAAGGAAACGAGATCCTGGGAGAAAAAAGGTAAAGCCACCAGTGGCTCTTCTCTGTGTAAGACTCCTGGGGCAGGGACTCTGGGAACACGACAGGTCGCCTCCTGCCAAGATGTTTATGTTGCTTTGCAGTTATCCCTGCCcccaggagaaaagggaagaccgAGTGAATGTCTGCAACAGGTGTGggtgtctgcagagaccagaagagagaatcagatccctggagccggagttactgaggttgtaagccacctgatgaGGGTATTAGGAAGTAGACTTCAGTCCTCGGGAAGAACAgaaagtacttttaaccactgagccatctctccagccccattggttttaatttttaaatattatttattattaagagAACAGGGTTTTGCTAagtatatgtagcccaggctatgtaGCTCAGTGTGGCTATAAACTCAAGATAATCTGCTTTTAGCCTCCCAAGTCctaggactacaggcatgtgtCGTCATAACTGATAtcaaaaaaatcctttttaaagaaacctgTTAGGTGAGTGCTAAACGCTTCCACCCCACAGAATCCATACAGTGGAACACGGGGCTAGGAGTCTAAATGCTCAGGTTCTTGTCTTGCTTGCTAATGAAGACTCAACTAACTGTAGACAAAATTAAGTTGTCTCATTAGTTCTTCTTTCCTATTTAAGGGAAAAATACCTTTTAAGGAGAtaaaagtgctttttaaaaaacaaaatgtacaggTTTGCTAACATACAACTTTCCTGCTAATCTCAATTCTATGGAACCCCTACACAAGACAGTGCTGATCTGTGGGGGCCAGAAAGCTCATTAGATAGCACCTTCACGTCCTTGCAACAACAGTTACCTGTCGGTACCAGAGTATTGGATCCACCTCTGCCTGTCGGCCACACTCAGTGCCTGTCTTAGCCTCAGACGCCTCCTTGCCTAGGTGGCTGGCCTCACCCAGCTTTCCTTTAAGGCCTTCAGGGGGCTGGCTGGGGAGTTTTGATGAGTCATCTAATTTGGGAATGATGACAGACTTGGCAGGATCAGTCCCTGGCTCCTTGGCCTTGCCCGGCCCTGACTTCACCAGGTCTGTTAGGCTGGGAGCCTTGGTAAGAGTTGGTGGAATTGACGGCTTTTGCTTCCACTCTTCCTTGAGTGATGCCTCCCGCTCTTTCAGGCCCATCTCTGTCTTCTTGTCTAGTCCCCGCTGGGGCTGCTCCACGCCCTGTCGCTTTTGCTGTTCTTCATACTGCTGCCGATAGGCAGTGTTGGTGCTCAGGAGGTGGGTGTGGTAACTCTGCTCACTGTAGCCATATGGAGGCACGTAGGCATACTGGTTGTAGTACAGGGACTGCATGTACATGTTGGGCCGTTGCTGGATGACAGAGGGCTGCTGACTAGAACTGCTCAGCTCAGGCTTCTTTTCCTCACAGACATCATTCTTTACTTTCCCTTCTATGTTCTCAGGTTCCTCATCCTTCTTTGTCTTTAGGGCCTGGCCCTCCATTCCTGCCTGGCTGCTTGAGGGGAGAGCCCCTGGGCTGGACTGTGCATAGCCTGGAGAGTAGTAACTTTCAAAGCCTTGATAATATGCTGAGTCTTTGCTCTGCGGCTGAGGGGGGAAAAGTGTTTTCTTAGCCCCTTCTTTAACCAGCTGTTCAGGGTCCTTGGACTTGGCACTGTCCAccttgccctccccatcctccccagcatcagAGATGTCAGAGTAGGCAGGGCTATTGGTTTTGACTGAGCTGGCTTCAGCTCCATTCTGGGTCACTACATGGAGGGGAGTTAGGGGTTGGGTTGGGGTAGTACTATCTAGGCGGCTGCTGCCTCCAATTGAAGGGCTGGGGGCATTGTCAGTAAAACTGTAAATCTTATCAGCTTCAGCCTTGATACTAGCTAATCGGCTCTGGTGGGACTCTGAGGAGCCATTCAGAAGGCCCTCCATTTTTACTCCATCTGCTGCTGATTCTCTGAACGGGCTCTTACCTTCTTCTGCTCGGCATACCTTCCCAGGGGTCAGAGGACTTTCAAGTTCCTTTGATGAgtccttcttttttttgtctttctttttcttgtccttgGCAGGGGTCAGGGCTGGGTTGACTGTGAAAGGCTCTCCCATAACAGTGGGCTTGGGCTGAATGGGCTTGAGTTGGGGACTGTTGGGCATTGCTTGGACCACTGTGGTGGTCAAGCCTGAGGAGGACCCTGGGCTTGCTGCTGTGAAGGTGGCTGTTTGGAAAGTGTAGATCTGTTGTGGGGGGATGGCAGGGGCAATGGGGCGGGCTGATTTTAAGCTCTTGGATGGAATCTTTTCAGGTTTCAAACTGGAgggctttttacatttttctttttccacacaCTTCCTTTCCACAGAGTCGAAGCCGTCGTTGCTTGTCTCATCCACTACTGAGGGTCCGTCGTCAGACCCATCATTGGATGAGGCTCCAGGGTCTGTGTCTCCCTCCCCACTCAGTTTTTTCTTACAGAGGCCTTTTGTGCTGAATTTGCTGGAAGGGGAAGGGCTGTGAGGCTCAACAAGCCGGACTTTGGGGGTAGCTGAGCGGGCAGGGGACAAGGATCCTTTTTGTGAGACAGGTGCACCATTGCAGCTGCTGAGGTCTGCGTGGAGGGTGGGCTCTTCTCCATATTCGCTGTCTCCATCAGCTTCTGGTTTGCTGTCATCATCTGTGTGGGCATGAGCTTGGTGGTACTTAAGCCCATTAATGTGCTTGTACTTTTTGTTGCAGTTTGGGTGGGGACAGTCAATCAGGACTGGGGAGGGACAGTTTCTGTCCACAATAGTGGGTTCTACCTTGGTCCCAGGGAGGGGCCCGGTGGCTGAGCCCATGGAATTTGTACGGACACGCTTGCTCCCTTTGGAGTCCTCTGAGCTAGAATTCAGCTCCATGTCTGAAAGAGGTTTGTTTTTCCGCTTATTGGCTGAGGAAGGGCTGGCTTTGACATCCTCAGAGGTGCTGCTGGCAGGAGGGCGATGCTCTGAGGAGTTCTGGCTACCCCGACGGCCTTTGCTATTGGCTCCTGCTCGGGtcttgctgttgctgctggtCCCTTTGCTATCAGAGGCTGTGGCTGTCTCGCTGACCGGCGTGTTACTGTTAGGACGCATACGCTTCCCTCTTCCTCGACCATTGCGCATTTCCAAGTCACTGGTTGGGGAGTCACAGAACCTTGGAAAAGGACAAATAGGACAGGACATTATTAAGGGGAAAACacccttttttgtgtgtgtgaggcaggGCCTACCAGCATGAACTACATCCAACTTTCTTTAATTTGAAGCCCAGGCTGGTAAGGAGCTCACTAAATAGTAAAAGATGGCCTCTAACTTGCAGCCATTTTTCTGGCCAGCTTCCGTTTTAATAACTGTGGTTTCCTTTAGGTACCTGCATGGGAGCTGTATTGAGAGGTACATTTAGGATGTCATTTGTACACTAGTTCTGGATCACCCCTCCATATTTTAGGCTTCTCAAGCCCTAGCACACTGGGTATTAACATTAGGAATAAGGCATAAGAAGACACTGAAATATTAGTGGTTtatatggtatttttattttttgggatGCTGTTAGAGAATGAATCTGTAAGCCTCATGCAGTATCCTAGACTCAAAGTGTTAGTCTTCTCACACGTTTGGAGACAAGGTATGTTCTGAGGGTTAGCTTCAACTCCCTATTTTGCTGaaggtggctttgaacttctgacccttgtGTATCCACCAGGGCCGGGATCACAGGTACAGAGAACTATGGCGAGTTGAGATGTCAACTTAAAGATCAAGCTGCAACTGGAAAGGCCAGGCCCAGTGATTCACActaatgcctgtaatcccagcactcgggaagctaAGGTAGGAGGCTCACCTTGGGTTTGAGGCAGCCTGCCTTATacagtgagctccaagacagcctgggctacggaATGAACTCTTGTcccaaagaggaaaggaggaagggagggagggaagaagggggagaggctggaaggaaggaaggaaggaaggaaggaaggaaggaaggaaggaaggaaggaagatggataTAGCCTGGGATGGTGGCTCAAATAGtgacacagcactcaggaggcttcagtttgaggccaactggGGCAACTTTCGTAAGATAAAGGTATAACAGTTCACTGATGATGTGGGGGTTCATACCGATATAAAGTAGACATCTGACGTGCTCACCTTGGGGGTGCCCAATCATGTCTTGTGCAGTCAAGAAGTGTGCCTACGTATGTCTTGTTTCTCCACGTCACATTTACCACCAGCATCCCTGGAAACAAGAAGAGAGGGGTATGGGTGAGACAAACCCCCTGGCCACTGCAAACAATATTCTTTATCCGAGACGCACTCTGATTCCTCCTCTGGAAGTTCAGTGGTGCTCTGGTACCAATGGGCGAGAACTGTTCCATGGGAACTGCCTATAGCACTCCTGGGTCCCTATAGATGGGCAATCATTCAGACTCCGTAGCCTGATcaagacattttttctttttttctgaaacgGGGTCTCATGGATCCCAGCTGTCCTTGAATTCTCTCTATAGAAGCTGAGGATGCTTGAGCCTCTGAGCCTCATTCTCCCACCGCCAAGTGTTAGGACGACAGGAAGGCCTAACACACCCAGGCTTATGCAGTCCttaggactgaactcagggctttgtgtatgctagacaagcactctcctgagctatatcctcagccctCCCTAGTTTTTGTAAAGACAGTGCCTTGCTATATatatagttcaggctagcctcaaactatcTAGTCAAGGATGgcattgaactcatgatccttctgcccctgcctgctgagtgcttggcttatatgtgtgtgtgctaccgTGCCTGGCTTAACGCATTCATTTTAACTGAGTTAAAATATTTCAGTGCATGACTTAACGACAATTTATACATTCTTTGTTGCTGGTGTACAGCTTAGGTTGtttgatatatttttacttaaaaaatactgttttttaaaatcatttttagttatgtgtctATGAACAGGTATGTATACATATGGCTGTAGTTATGACTGTAGTTATGTGTCTATGAAcaggtatgtatacatatgaCTGTAGTTATGTGTCCATGAAcaggtatgtatacatatgaCTGTAGTTATGTGTCTATGAAcaggtatgtatacatatgaCTGTAGATGCTTGATgaagccagaggtggtggatcccctggagctggaggtggttgtgagtcacctatTGTTggggttgggaactgaacttgggtcctcttaaCCACCACACTTGTTCTCACTCTGAAATGATGCCACAATAACTTATTAAAAGGGGGTCGGGGACtgggggctgggaatgtggcccacttggcagagtgcttgtctaggaCACATAAAATCCTGGTTATATCCCTAGCACCACATGAACTGGGTATTATGGCAGAAACCTGTAATCCACTTTTGGAGGGTGGGATTAGGAGCAATGTAAGTTCATGTTCTCCTCAGTTATAcggcaaattcaaggccagcctaggacacATGATACCCTGCTCCTCACCCCACcgaaaaagggaaacaaagctTTTGAAGATGTGGCACAACAATATtcctaaatttaaaaagcagtatAAAAAACCCTAAATACTGacatccaggcatggtagtgcacatctgtaattctgaCATTTGGTGGGTGGAGGCCGGATGATCAGGGGAGTTCAAGGttacaaagtgagctccagggctccacagagaaattatcttggaaaacaaaaatgagggggtagggggtaggggagAGTATGAGTGCTAGGGATGCAGTGCAGTGCTTCCCTATGCACACATAGCCCTGATATGATTCCTAActcttccagagagagagagagagagagagagagagagagagagagagagagagagagagagagagagagtgtgtgtgtgtgtgtgtgtgtgtctgtgtctgtgtgtctgtgtgtgtctgggaagaCAGTAGTGTATATGGAACAGTAGGTTCCAAGAATCAAACTCAAGCCagtaggcttggtggcaggtacccttacccactgagacatctcgtAGGAATATCCttgaacatttcttcttcttctattttttttttaaagatttatttatttaatgtatgtgagtgcactgtagctactgtagctgtcttcagacacaccagaagaaggcattggatcccattacagatggttgtgagccaccatgtggttgctgggaattgaacttaggacccctgggagagcagtcggtgctcttaaccgctgagccatctctccagcccatccttgaACATTTCTACGAAGGAAATATGAAGCTAATGAACAATGATAAGAGGCATACGTCATtacatttttacttgtttttatttaatttctttatatgtgCCAGAGTGTACACTTGGTGGTCAGAAgatgaacagcaagtgctcttaactgctgagcccctcCCACATTCTTTAACTGTAACTTTTAATTCCTTGGAGTAAAGTTTTTGTAACATAATCAAATATTTCCATCAGTTTATTTACTGATGGCAATTAATGATATGTagaaattatttacttttgtgttATGTTTATTAACCTTTTAAAGCTTCTTCGTtaacagttttctttattttgtttttgagtcagggttgtAAAACTCAAACCTGCCCATTATATAATCAAGTTGGTGAAGGGTAACCTTGAGTTtatcttctgcctccacttccaagTGcagaaattacaggcatgtgccactataaACTGTGCTGGAgatcagaataaataaaaatgtaatgaagaagaaaaggaggaagaaaaggaagaagaagaggaggaagaagtagaggaggagaAAACTGGGTATGAGAGTGCGTGCttttaaatctcagcacttgggaggcagagacagaatgagctctgagttccagggctaTTGCAGAAAGACTATGTTGCTCCACCCTCCAAAAAAAGTAGTAGTAATTCGGGCTGATGAGGTGGACCCACATGGTGTATGGAGAAAAACCAACTCCTTCAGACTGTCCCTGACTTCTGTAAGTGCTGGGGCCTATGTACATAATAGgtaaaatatagtaagaaaaaGACCAAGATCATCCTCCACTGGAGGACCatgcctaaaacaaaacaaaacaagaactgaATTCAGAAACTAAAGTTCAATGAAGATAAGTATGCTATTGAAAGACTAACAGAAGCCAGACCCTCTGGTCCTCGGGTGACCTAGCTATCTAAcagctttcttcttctcattcACCTCTGATGAATGGCATGTAAGCCTGCAAGGGGAGAGGTATTCAAATGGAGGAAAGGTAGAACTGCTATCGATTCCCCTGGTCCTGGTTTCTTAAGGGAATGGACTGTCTTCTAAGAAAGCAAAGTTCTCTATATTGCCAGAGTGAATTCAACTGCATGTCCCCCCTTAGTGACTGCTGCTGTGCTTAGTTTAAACAACAAcagtgcctggcatggtggcatacaccttgagtcctagcagaggcagaggaaggcggatctctgagctccaggactgccagggctgcACAGGGAGACTCtgataaaacagaacagaacagaacaaaacaaaacaaaacacccaaaccccACAGTGTCCATCTGTGTCTAGACAAGGTAAGCCTAGTCAGACAGGTGCCACATTCATAAAGGTGGACAAGCACAGCTTCACAGAGAACAGACACTATTTCTATTCTTGAAACAGCTGGGTGGATCACATGTTTATAAATATGACTTTTTTCTCTGTTATGCTCTGCAAACCTAAGAGTACTGAATGAGTTTAAGGGCGGGTGGCAAGTTAAGAGAGCTggcaatgggggttggggggggaggaaagaggaacacttctaacatggaaagagaaaatggaggctTGTTGAAATGTCACAGGAAACACATTTTGCTGAAGTGCAACACTCTTTCAACGAGGTTCTGAGTTGAGACAGCTGGAGaataagagaggaaggaaaaaaaaataacactttacAGACCTACTTTCTCCAGCCCTCACAAGCTTTAGGgcagtgaaagaagaaaacaggtctCCATTTTTGAAGGGTTCTTATTTTTCAGTGTtcacaaaacaaggaaagccTTGGCACAACCACACGGGGCAATTCTGTTATGAGCTGTGCTTTATGTCTCTCTATGCAGTCATCTTCGCCTTCTCTGACGCAGACACAAGAAAGGTGCCCAGGCACCCGGTCCCCACAGGAAGACTGGGACTGGacctctcttctttcttatttattttcaaagattttgttatatgtgttttgcttgcatcTCTGTATATTACACAGTGCCTAgtacccagaggccagaagagagcactggatcctctggaagtggaATGAGTGACAgacagtgtgagccaccatgtatacTGGGAACAAAAGCAAGCAGAGCTCCTGagcactgggccatctcctcagATCCTGC
Protein-coding sequences here:
- the Znf609 gene encoding zinc finger protein 609, producing the protein MSLSSGACGGKAVDANPVETYDSGDEWDIGVGNLIIDLDADLEKDQQKLEMSGSKEVGIPAPNAVATLPDNIKFVTPVPGPQGKEGKSKSKRSKSGKDTSKPTPGTSLFSPSEGAANKKEVQGRSGDGTSAGGLVAAVAPKGSEKAAKASRSVAGSKKEKESSSSKGKKERSEGAGTCSEKDPGVLQPVPLGGRGSQYDGSAGMDTGAVEPLGSIAIEPGAALNPLGAKPEPEEGENECRPLKKVKSEKMESPVSTPAVLPLHLLVPVVNNDISSPCEQIMVRTRSVGVNTCDVALATEPECLGPCEPGTSVNLEGIVWQETEDGMLVVNVTWRNKTYVGTLLDCTRHDWAPPRFCDSPTSDLEMRNGRGRGKRMRPNSNTPVSETATASDSKGTSSNSKTRAGANSKGRRGSQNSSEHRPPASSTSEDVKASPSSANKRKNKPLSDMELNSSSEDSKGSKRVRTNSMGSATGPLPGTKVEPTIVDRNCPSPVLIDCPHPNCNKKYKHINGLKYHQAHAHTDDDSKPEADGDSEYGEEPTLHADLSSCNGAPVSQKGSLSPARSATPKVRLVEPHSPSPSSKFSTKGLCKKKLSGEGDTDPGASSNDGSDDGPSVVDETSNDGFDSVERKCVEKEKCKKPSSLKPEKIPSKSLKSARPIAPAIPPQQIYTFQTATFTAASPGSSSGLTTTVVQAMPNSPQLKPIQPKPTVMGEPFTVNPALTPAKDKKKKDKKKKDSSKELESPLTPGKVCRAEEGKSPFRESAADGVKMEGLLNGSSESHQSRLASIKAEADKIYSFTDNAPSPSIGGSSRLDSTTPTQPLTPLHVVTQNGAEASSVKTNSPAYSDISDAGEDGEGKVDSAKSKDPEQLVKEGAKKTLFPPQPQSKDSAYYQGFESYYSPGYAQSSPGALPSSSQAGMEGQALKTKKDEEPENIEGKVKNDVCEEKKPELSSSSQQPSVIQQRPNMYMQSLYYNQYAYVPPYGYSEQSYHTHLLSTNTAYRQQYEEQQKRQGVEQPQRGLDKKTEMGLKEREASLKEEWKQKPSIPPTLTKAPSLTDLVKSGPGKAKEPGTDPAKSVIIPKLDDSSKLPSQPPEGLKGKLGEASHLGKEASEAKTGTECGRQAEVDPILWYRQETEPRMWTYVYPAKYSDIKSEDDRWKEERDRKLKEDRSRSKDSVPKEDGKESTSSDCKLPTSEEPRLGSKEPRPGVHVPVSSPLTQHQSYIPYMHGYSYSQSYDPNHPSYRGMPAVMMQNYPGSYLPSSYSFSPYGSKVSGGEDADKARASPSVSCKASSESKALDILQQHASHYKSKSPTISDKNSQERDRGGCGVVGGGGSCGSVGGAGGADRSADRPRTSPSQRLMSTHHHHHHLGYSLLPAQYNLPYAAGLSSTAIVASQQGSTPSLYPPPRR